A genomic stretch from Oryzias latipes chromosome 24, ASM223467v1 includes:
- the LOC101169677 gene encoding fez family zinc finger protein 1 — MDGSFCRPAGVLGSPLASGSRPAGSDILAFSGSSKPLSFSIDRIMARTPEPRSIPLPTWYQPAPAGNPDACPSSLHCMIPLVPLGYETAHRFSIPGLEGSHFDTCSLPASAEIFGFGLNCTNPQEDASVSQTIGQYKLFRPRVVNQSSLSAMGTVCYLNCSGDGGACTQTTGLVNLHPMASYLLTARHKALMVEKSKASLQPPSERFSISASQQSHVQNYMKDRDQMLKGSAAAVRLGASCHNSKPKVFTCEVCGKVFNAHYNLTRHMPVHTGARPFVCKVCGKGFRQASTLCRHKIIHTQEKPHKCNQCGKAFNRSSTLNTHTRIHAGYKPFVCEFCGKGFHQKGNYKNHKLTHSGEKQFKCSICSKAFHQVYNLTFHMHTHNDKKPFTCPTCGKGFCRNFDLKKHVRKLHDPAGGQSPLES, encoded by the exons ATGGACGGTTCTTTCTGTCGCCCAGCGGGGGTCCTCGGTTCCCCCCTGGCTTCTGGGAGCCGGCCCGCGGGCTCAGACATCCTCGCCTTTAGCGGGAGCAGCAAGCCTCTCTCTTTTTCCATCGACCGGATTATGGCCAGGACACCCGAACCCAGGTCGATTCCGCTTCCCACCTGGTACCAGCCCGCTCCCGCGGGAAACCCCGATGCGTGCCCGTCTTCGCTCCATTGTATGATTCCACTGGTGCCGCTTGGATACGAAACGGCGCACCGGTTCAGCATACCCGGTCTGGAAGGAAGTCACTTTGACACCTGCTCTCTGCCGGCCTCAGCGGAGATTTTCGGCTTTGGACTGAACTGTACGAACCCACAAGAGGACGCTTCTGTCAGCCAAACTATCGGCCAGTACAAACTCTTCAGACCCCGGGTCGTCAACCAGTCGTCCTTGTCCGCTATGGGGACCGTGTGCTACCTGAACTGCAGCGGAGACGGCGGCGCCTGCACCCAAACCACCGGTCTGGTCAACCTGCACCCAATGGCGTCGTATCTGCTGACCGCCCGTCACAAAGCTCTGATGGTGGAGAAAAGCAAAGCCAGCCTGCAGCCTCCGAGTGAGCGCTTCTCAATCTCAGCGTCTCAGCAGAGCCACGTCCAGAATTACATGAAGGACCGGGATCAGATGCTGAAAGGCTCCGCGGCAGCCGTCCGGCTCGGCGCCTCCTGCCACAACAGCAAGCCCAAAGTTTTCACCTGTGAGGTCTGCGGGAAG GTGTTTAATGCGCATTACAATCTGACGCGCCACATGCCCGTGCACACGGGCGCCCGGCCTTTCGTGTGTAAGGTCTGCGGGAAAGGTTTCCGCCAGGCAAGCACGCTCTGCCGGCACAAGATCATCCACACTCAG GAAAAGCCTCACAAATGTAACCAGTGTGGAAAAGCCTTCAACCGGAGTTCCACCttaaacacgcacacacgcatCCACGCAGGCTACAAACCTTTTGTGTGTGAGTTTTGTGGGAAAGGATTCCATCAAAAAG GGAACTACAAGAATCACAAGTTGACCCACAGTGgggaaaaacaatttaaatgttcCATCTGCAGCAAGGCATTTCATCAGGTCTACAACCTCACCTtccacatgcacacgcacaatGACAAGAAGCCCTTTACCTGTCCCACTTGTGGTAAAGGTTTCTGCAGGAACTTTGATCTGAAGAAACATGTCAGGAAGCTGCATGACCCAGCTGGTGGCCAGTCACCCCTGGAGTCTTGA